A genome region from Nicotiana tabacum cultivar K326 chromosome 13, ASM71507v2, whole genome shotgun sequence includes the following:
- the LOC107782047 gene encoding peptidyl-prolyl cis-trans isomerase PASTICCINO1: MAVVDDDDHEQQVKPPQEKKKPESEDDKRRKKIVPGSLMKAVVRPGGGQSRPAEGEQVIYHCTVRTLDGVTVESTRSEFGGKGTPIRHVLGKSKLILGLLEGIPTMLKGEVAMFKMKPEMHYGEEDCPVAVPDNFPKDSELHFEIELIEFSKVKVITADLGVLKKVIEEGQSWETPREPYEVKAWISAKSGDGKVILSRTQDEPYFFTFGKSEVPKGLELGTGTMSRGEKAVIYVKSQYYTESPLMPVVEGVDEVHFEVELVHFVQVRDVLGDGRLIKRRIRDGRGEFPMDCPLQDSLLRVHYKGLLLNEEKTVFYDTRFDNNGQPLEFSSGEGLVPQGFEMCVRLMLPGEIALVTCPPDYAYDKFERPANVPEGAYVQWEIELLDFNTPKDWTGFSFREIMEDVEKIKGTGNRLFKEEKFELAKAKYEKVLREFNHVHPQDDEEGKEFSNTRNLLHLNVAACFLKLGEHKKSIEACNKVLDANPVHVKALYRRGMAYMASGDFEEARADFNKMMSIDKSSEASAKAALLKLKKEEQEVERRVRKQFKGLFDKRPGEISEVGTIDREDEATGENLEKDDLDNLDGHEERTHQTTVPPPRSGILSQLRKLFASVGLKRCTIL; the protein is encoded by the exons ATGGCAGTAGTAGATGATGATGATCATGAGCAACAAGTTAAGCCaccacaagaaaagaagaaaccaGAGTCTGAGGATGATAAAAG AAGGAAAAAGATTGTTCCTGGAAGTTTGATGAAAGCTGTGGTGAGGCCTGGTGGTGGCCAATCAAGACCTGCTGAGGGTGAACAG GTTATATATCATTGCACAGTTAGAACACTGGATGGAGTTACAGTTGAATCAACACGGTCAGAATTTGGAG GCAAGGGTACCCCAATAAGACATGTTTTGGGAAAGAGCAAGTTGATTTTGGGATTGCTAGAGGGGATTCCGACAATGTTGAAGGGCGAAGTTGCAATG TTCAAAATGAAACCTGAAATGCACTATGGAGAGGAGGATTGTCCAGTTGCAGTTCCAGATAACTTTCCTAAGGATTCTGAGCTTCATTTTGAGATTGAGCTGATTGAATTCTCCAAAGTCAAG gtgATAACTGCTGATCTTGGAGTCCTAAAGAAG GTTATAGAAGAAGGACAAAGCTGGGAAACACCTCGGGAACCTTACGAAGTAAAAGCTTG GATTTCCGCAAAGTCGGGGGATGGGAAAGTGATTCTATCGCGGACTCAGGATGAACCATATTTCTTCACATTTGGTAAATCTGAG GTACCCAAAGGTCTCGAACTGGGAACGGGGACCATGTCACGTGGAGAGAAAGCAGTGATTTACGTTAAAAGTCAATATTATACAGAATCACCTCTAATGCCTGTGGTAGAAGGTGTTGACGAAGTCCATTTCGAGGTTGAACTTGTCCATTTTGTTCAG GTGCGAGATGTGCTCGGAGATGGACGCCTCATAAAACGCCGAATTCGTGATGGAAGAG GTGAATTTCCTATGGATTGCCCTCTGCAAGACAGTCTACTGCGTGTACACTACAAAGGATTGCTTCTTAATGAAGAAAAGACGGTATTCTATGATACAAGATTTGACAACAATGGTCAGCCTTTGGAGTTCAGCTCTGGAGAAGGGCTT GTACCTCAAGGGTTTGAAATGTGTGTTCGTTTGATGTTGCCTGGAGAGATAGCTCTTGTGACATGCCCGCCTGATTATGCTTATGACAAATTTGAAAG GCCAGCTAATGTTCCTGAAGGTGCTTATGTGCAGTGGGAAATTGAGCTTCTTGACTTTAACACACCGAAG GACTGGACTGGTTTCAGTTTCAGAGAAATTATGGAAGATGTAGAGAAGATCAAAGGCACG GGTAACAGGCTTTTCAAGGAAGAGAAATTTGAACTAGCGAAAGCAAAGTATGAGAAG GTGCTTCGCGAGTTTAATCATGTTCATCCTCAAGATGACGAGGAGGGAAAGGAATTTTCGAACACTAGG AACTTGTTGCATCTTAATGTTGCTGCCTGCTTTCTGAAACTGGGAGAGCATAAGAAGTCAATTGAGGCGTGCAATAAG GTGTTAGATGCAAATCCTGTTCATGTGAAAGCTCTCTATCGACGTGGGATGGCCTACATGGCTTCTGGAGATTTCGAAGAAGCAAGAGCTGATTTTAATAAG ATGATGAGCATCGACAAGTCATCCGAGGCGAGTGCTAAGGCAGCACTTTTGAAACTGAAAAAGGAGGAACAG GAAGTCGAGAGGAGGGTTCGTAAGCAATTTAAGGGACTGTTTGACAAAAGGCCTGGTGAGATCTCTGAAGTCGGGACTATTGACAGAGAGGATGAGGCTACAGGTGAAAATCTTGAGAAGGACGATCTTGACAATTTAGACGGCCATGAAGAGAGAACTCATCAGACAACAGTGCCTCCACCTCGCTCAGGTATTTTGTCCCAATTGAGAAAGCTTTTTGCATCTGTTGGCCTGAAGCGATGCACCATATTGTGA